The following coding sequences lie in one Fibrobacter sp. genomic window:
- a CDS encoding sulfurtransferase TusA family protein, which yields MDKNPLLVWVENNRKKEGFGKSLVQLLGYACTDWIRRECSASLTGTDGLAWFLAKAPAEIPMGEWVQSPEEHAEAIVDFCERSKTAPIPESLKMEFPKVLDLRGVACPGNSVRSRLVMAGFPAGRPLEIYLDDGSPIENVPGSLVADGIKVLSRKKTGNYWVLSVVKPDENV from the coding sequence ATGGACAAAAATCCGCTTTTAGTTTGGGTTGAAAACAACCGGAAAAAAGAGGGCTTCGGCAAGTCTCTGGTCCAGCTCTTGGGGTACGCCTGCACGGACTGGATCCGCAGGGAGTGTTCTGCAAGTCTTACCGGCACCGATGGTCTAGCCTGGTTTTTGGCGAAGGCCCCTGCCGAAATCCCCATGGGGGAGTGGGTGCAGAGTCCGGAAGAACATGCGGAGGCCATCGTGGACTTTTGCGAGCGGTCCAAGACGGCGCCCATTCCGGAGAGCCTGAAGATGGAGTTTCCGAAGGTGCTGGACTTGCGGGGCGTGGCCTGCCCCGGGAACTCGGTCCGGTCCCGCCTGGTGATGGCGGGGTTTCCTGCGGGGCGGCCGCTGGAAATATACCTGGATGATGGTTCCCCTATCGAAAACGTGCCGGGCTCCCTGGTGGCCGACGGCATAAAGGTGCTTTCCCGGAAGAAAACGGGAAATTATTGGGTGCTCTCGGTGGTCAAGCCGGATGAGAATGTGTAG
- a CDS encoding glycosyltransferase, with protein MNSVLLYAMFVVYVIAGVGLVIYGFSCYYSIYLFLKNSRKTRLTDRKNILQFYREHSMADLPQVTTQLPVFNEANCVERLLEAVCAIDYPKDKHEIQVLDDSTDECYEVAKKKVEELAAKGYDIKLIHRTNRSEFKAGALKEAMQVAKGDFLAIFDADFVPEKDFLLKTIPYLVMDEKIGLVQGRWGHLNRTESGLTLAQSIGIDGHFVVEQSARSWGKLFMNFNGTAGVWRKQAIYGGGGWEGDTLTEDMDLSYRSQLAGWKMKFVFDVIVPAELPNDINAFKAQQFRWAKGSIQTAIKILPRVLKAKVPLRVKIGAILHTTHYSIHPCMLFTALCAWPLLAFFEPVAHLPGWAYTIGFSFIFLAAIAPSVLYFVAQRCSGYTGWKIRLLSLPILMALGVGIAVSNSRAVFSAIIGSKGSFVRTPKSGGSKKKAKSHYAQKFPWQAVVELGVGAYCIFGLLEYIGAQKFIIGPFLALYAIGFLSVGVLSFMHYIGNIIEMHRAKKNSES; from the coding sequence ATAAACAGTGTCCTACTCTATGCGATGTTCGTGGTATACGTCATCGCAGGCGTTGGCTTGGTCATTTACGGTTTTAGCTGCTATTACAGTATTTACCTGTTCCTGAAGAACAGCCGAAAGACCCGTCTTACCGACCGCAAGAACATTCTCCAGTTTTACCGTGAACATTCCATGGCGGACCTGCCCCAGGTTACCACCCAGCTGCCCGTGTTCAATGAGGCCAACTGCGTGGAGCGACTGCTGGAGGCGGTCTGCGCTATCGACTACCCCAAGGACAAGCACGAAATCCAGGTCCTGGACGACTCCACCGACGAATGCTACGAAGTAGCCAAGAAAAAGGTGGAAGAACTGGCCGCCAAGGGTTACGACATCAAGCTTATCCACCGCACGAACCGTTCCGAATTCAAGGCCGGCGCCCTCAAGGAGGCCATGCAGGTTGCCAAGGGCGATTTCCTCGCCATATTCGACGCGGACTTCGTGCCCGAGAAGGACTTCCTCCTCAAGACCATCCCCTACCTGGTGATGGACGAAAAGATTGGTCTGGTCCAGGGACGCTGGGGCCACCTGAACCGCACCGAGTCCGGTTTGACCCTCGCCCAGTCCATCGGTATCGACGGACACTTCGTGGTGGAACAGTCGGCCCGTAGCTGGGGCAAGCTGTTCATGAACTTCAACGGCACCGCCGGCGTGTGGCGCAAGCAGGCCATCTACGGCGGTGGCGGCTGGGAAGGCGACACCCTGACCGAAGACATGGACCTCTCCTACCGGTCCCAGCTGGCCGGCTGGAAAATGAAGTTCGTGTTCGACGTAATCGTTCCCGCCGAACTCCCCAACGACATCAACGCCTTCAAGGCGCAGCAGTTCCGCTGGGCCAAGGGTTCTATCCAGACCGCCATCAAGATCCTGCCCCGTGTGCTCAAGGCGAAGGTCCCGCTCCGCGTAAAGATCGGCGCCATCCTCCACACGACCCACTACTCGATTCACCCCTGCATGTTGTTTACCGCCCTCTGCGCCTGGCCTCTGCTCGCCTTCTTTGAGCCGGTGGCACACCTGCCGGGCTGGGCCTACACCATCGGTTTCAGCTTTATCTTCCTCGCCGCTATCGCTCCTTCCGTGCTTTACTTTGTGGCCCAGCGCTGCTCCGGCTATACCGGCTGGAAAATCCGCCTGCTGAGTCTGCCTATCTTGATGGCCCTCGGCGTGGGCATCGCCGTGAGCAACTCCCGTGCCGTGTTCTCCGCCATCATCGGAAGCAAGGGCAGCTTCGTGCGCACCCCCAAGAGCGGCGGCTCCAAGAAAAAGGCCAAGAGCCACTATGCCCAGAAGTTCCCTTGGCAGGCCGTGGTGGAACTGGGTGTGGGCGCTTACTGCATTTTCGGTCTTCTGGAATACATCGGCGCACAAAAGTTCATTATCGGGCCGTTCCTCGCCCTCTACGCCATCGGGTTCCTTTCTGTTGGCGTACTCTCCTTTATGCACTACATCGGAAACATCATCGAGATGCACCGGGCAAAGAAGAATTCGGAATCCTGA
- a CDS encoding prepilin-type N-terminal cleavage/methylation domain-containing protein, which yields MKRGFTLMEVMVAVVVLSIGAMGIGHTIVSFSQIKERESKKGHAILEAVALIEENVAKPAPCVKPRRDQADTALTMVSVSRQGIDFSLSFERVPGGAPLQWVAVHETSGYWSDLTLKRIVRCEETDSH from the coding sequence ATGAAACGGGGCTTTACCTTGATGGAGGTCATGGTGGCCGTGGTGGTGCTCTCTATCGGAGCCATGGGAATCGGACACACCATTGTCAGTTTTTCGCAGATAAAGGAGAGGGAGTCCAAAAAGGGCCATGCCATTTTGGAGGCGGTGGCCCTGATAGAAGAGAATGTGGCAAAGCCGGCCCCCTGCGTAAAGCCTAGGCGCGACCAGGCCGACACTGCCTTGACCATGGTTTCGGTATCGAGGCAGGGGATTGATTTTTCACTGTCGTTTGAACGTGTCCCGGGAGGTGCCCCCTTGCAGTGGGTGGCCGTTCACGAAACTTCGGGATACTGGAGCGACTTGACCTTGAAAAGGATTGTGCGGTGCGAAGAGACGGATTCACATTGA
- a CDS encoding type II and III secretion system protein translates to MRALFPLVLLLGALASGAVTLDFVDTPVQEVARSLSLAYDVPVMVDAGVDRRVTFHLEGVSLLEGLSALCESNGLELVQKENLLVIQPQKLRGKSDIRLQDSLVSVQVQDKDVLEFLEEFSATTGLNVLWKPDVQGNLSGSIRSLPAERAFRSLLEINGFGVEKKNGCLMVRMVQAGDRREAAGAQPESSARIWKEDSLYEAHLDGVPVGEAVKELAALAELNLAMYGNLDEKVRLDFTNVRLQDFLEALFRGSRYTFRLDSNTLSVSEGGNRNPLSVTKLYALKHVSCEHALQQLGKMFSGTEMTVSEVKEQNAVLLSGATDRIESAEALLQKIDVPLMQVTLSCVIVEFRKGSAFEIGLRGGSGRRTKEGDLGLKGFLDFLGKDASGKGAVGKIGILPDRFELELASMEENNQAKVLARPRLTTLNGNKAELNVTNTVYYLVSQVSAEGYPITDYRSFNDGISLELTPSVTREGVITLDVAPEIKTAGRSSGDGPRDISTRNLKTMVLLKNGETLCLGGLVRKNKTEVRTAVPFLGSIPFIGRLFSYESEEEEESELAIFITPEVKF, encoded by the coding sequence GTGCGTGCCCTTTTCCCCCTAGTTCTTTTGTTGGGCGCCCTTGCGTCGGGCGCCGTAACCCTTGATTTTGTGGACACTCCCGTGCAGGAGGTGGCCCGTTCTCTGTCGCTGGCCTACGATGTTCCCGTGATGGTGGATGCCGGCGTGGACCGTCGAGTCACATTCCATCTGGAAGGGGTTTCCCTTTTGGAGGGCTTGTCCGCCCTGTGCGAATCCAACGGGCTGGAACTGGTCCAGAAGGAGAACCTGCTGGTAATCCAGCCTCAAAAGCTTCGCGGGAAAAGCGACATCCGCCTGCAGGATTCCCTGGTGTCGGTCCAGGTGCAGGATAAGGACGTTCTTGAATTTCTGGAAGAGTTCAGCGCCACCACGGGGCTGAACGTCTTGTGGAAGCCGGATGTGCAGGGGAATCTCTCCGGAAGTATCCGCAGTCTGCCTGCGGAGCGTGCGTTTCGCTCCCTGCTAGAAATCAACGGCTTTGGGGTAGAAAAGAAGAACGGCTGCCTGATGGTCCGGATGGTGCAGGCGGGGGACCGCAGGGAGGCCGCGGGCGCACAGCCGGAATCGTCTGCACGAATCTGGAAAGAGGATTCGCTCTACGAAGCCCATCTGGACGGCGTCCCCGTAGGGGAGGCCGTGAAGGAGCTTGCCGCCCTTGCAGAGCTGAACCTTGCCATGTACGGGAACCTGGACGAAAAGGTCCGCCTGGATTTTACAAACGTAAGGCTCCAGGATTTTTTGGAGGCCCTGTTCCGGGGGAGCCGATACACCTTCCGGCTGGATTCCAATACGCTTTCTGTATCGGAGGGCGGAAACCGAAATCCCCTTTCGGTGACGAAACTTTACGCGCTGAAACACGTCTCTTGCGAGCACGCCCTGCAACAGCTGGGAAAGATGTTTTCTGGAACGGAGATGACTGTTTCGGAAGTGAAGGAGCAGAACGCCGTGCTGCTTTCGGGAGCGACGGACCGGATTGAATCGGCGGAGGCCCTTTTACAGAAAATAGACGTTCCCCTGATGCAGGTGACGCTTTCTTGCGTAATCGTGGAATTCCGGAAGGGGAGCGCTTTTGAAATCGGGCTACGGGGAGGCTCTGGCCGCCGTACCAAGGAGGGCGATTTGGGACTGAAAGGTTTCCTGGACTTTTTGGGAAAGGATGCTTCGGGCAAGGGGGCCGTCGGTAAAATCGGCATCTTGCCGGACCGATTCGAGCTGGAACTTGCCTCCATGGAAGAAAACAACCAGGCGAAGGTCCTTGCCCGCCCGCGGCTTACCACCCTGAACGGCAACAAGGCGGAGCTGAACGTGACCAATACTGTCTATTACCTGGTGAGCCAGGTCAGCGCCGAAGGTTACCCCATTACAGACTACCGTTCCTTCAACGACGGCATTTCTCTGGAGCTCACGCCATCGGTAACCCGGGAGGGCGTAATCACTCTGGACGTGGCTCCCGAAATCAAGACGGCGGGACGCAGCTCCGGTGACGGCCCGCGGGACATCAGCACCCGGAACCTAAAGACCATGGTGCTTTTGAAAAACGGGGAAACCCTTTGCCTCGGGGGACTGGTGCGCAAGAACAAGACCGAGGTGCGCACGGCCGTGCCCTTCCTGGGGAGCATCCCGTTCATCGGCAGGCTGTTCAGTTACGAGAGTGAAGAAGAGGAAGAAAGCGAGCTTGCCATCTTCATCACACCGGAGGTGAAGTTCTGA
- a CDS encoding PilT/PilU family type 4a pilus ATPase, whose translation MADLRIEQLLREMVKSKASDLHIRVGTPPIFRINGSLVKIFDTRIDPAMMDSFLDDIMNRDQKQRFETNKECDFAVGARDMGRFRVNVFRQRGTIAVVIRHIKAKIPPFEELGLPDVVKDLALTRRGLILVTGTTGSGKSTTLASMLDYINQNESVNIITVEDPIEYLYNDNKAIISQRELGVDTLSYANALRAALRQDPDVLLVGEIRDLETMAIALTAADTGHMVFATIHTTNATETIQRVLSMYPPHQHDEIRLLLAEVLAGIISLRLLPTKDGKGRVPAAEILVNTAAIKEYIKDKDKLPMVETAIAEGHMQYHSQTFDQSLLELYNEEKISLDVALNAATNRDDFELKIRGITGTSERGWM comes from the coding sequence ATGGCTGATTTAAGGATTGAGCAGTTACTTCGCGAAATGGTAAAGAGCAAGGCCTCTGACTTGCACATTCGCGTCGGGACTCCTCCTATTTTCCGCATCAACGGCTCCCTGGTAAAAATTTTTGATACCCGCATCGACCCCGCCATGATGGATTCCTTCTTGGACGATATCATGAACCGGGACCAGAAACAGCGCTTTGAAACCAACAAGGAATGTGACTTTGCCGTAGGCGCCCGCGACATGGGCCGTTTTCGTGTGAACGTGTTCCGCCAGCGCGGCACCATTGCCGTGGTGATTCGTCATATCAAGGCGAAGATTCCTCCTTTCGAAGAGCTGGGACTCCCCGATGTGGTGAAGGACTTGGCCTTGACCCGCCGTGGCCTTATTCTGGTGACGGGTACGACGGGTTCCGGTAAGTCTACGACCTTGGCCTCTATGCTGGATTACATCAACCAGAACGAGTCGGTGAACATCATTACGGTAGAAGACCCTATCGAATACCTGTACAACGACAACAAGGCCATTATCTCTCAGCGTGAGCTTGGCGTGGATACCCTGTCTTACGCGAATGCCTTGCGTGCGGCGCTTCGTCAGGACCCGGATGTGCTTCTGGTGGGTGAAATTCGTGACCTGGAGACTATGGCCATTGCGCTTACGGCAGCGGATACGGGCCACATGGTGTTCGCCACCATCCATACCACCAACGCTACCGAAACAATTCAGCGTGTGCTTTCTATGTACCCGCCCCACCAGCACGACGAAATCCGCTTGCTGCTGGCAGAAGTTCTGGCTGGCATTATTTCGCTCCGCCTGTTGCCCACCAAGGACGGCAAGGGCCGCGTGCCTGCTGCCGAAATTTTGGTGAATACGGCGGCCATCAAGGAATACATCAAGGACAAGGACAAGCTTCCTATGGTGGAAACGGCCATTGCCGAAGGCCACATGCAGTACCATAGCCAGACCTTCGACCAGTCCCTGCTGGAACTCTACAACGAAGAAAAGATTTCTCTGGACGTGGCCCTGAATGCGGCTACCAACAGGGATGACTTCGAACTGAAGATTCGCGGTATTACCGGCACGTCCGAGCGCGGCTGGATGTAA
- a CDS encoding glycosyltransferase: MYSCSVIIIAYNSCDFIPACLKSIRNACENVDAQVIVLDNGSKEPVLPEIKEFFPEVTWLESKENLGFGKGCNLAEKHATNPYLFFVNPDTVVSRDSFTRALDFMKEHPEAGTVGCRILNEDGSLQWACRRSFPTIVSAVSKTIGLASLFPKSKTLASYNMTYADPDEMIEVDAISGSFFCIRRDVYEKLNGFDEDFFMYGEDLDLCFRTKEMGLHNYYTPVTNILHFKGQSCRTRRWGSYVDFYKAMLIFVKKHKDLYFVPNFLVSFGIMFAAFVGMFSRLIPKFWKMFLDLGMIAVWAIVSLRMECYDVGGCSFEVNSVGRIVGMGDCGGPDSAPTNCIWDFNQFMDLWLIVIVALVNMVFLVFRGEYTESNLKGEKFLRYLVPLNILAIAGYETFAYLTQRPSIGDAVDGLPYFPGLALFAVCSSLFIPLALLAWRRVAFWINYFYRIFAKKRHRSILLGGREDSLNNWFDSYNVIPGIEILGCVSGEPEKLSEENRKHLLGPLSDMESICNRTGCRELLVVSNFSGYREDFDINWLGKLGLRVYLLIGNGKNGNFALINLKYLQ, encoded by the coding sequence ATGTATTCTTGCTCTGTTATCATTATCGCCTATAATTCCTGCGACTTTATTCCGGCCTGTCTAAAGTCCATTCGGAATGCTTGTGAGAATGTGGATGCCCAGGTGATTGTTCTGGACAACGGTTCCAAGGAACCGGTGCTTCCTGAAATAAAGGAGTTTTTCCCCGAAGTCACTTGGTTGGAATCCAAGGAAAACTTAGGATTTGGTAAAGGCTGTAATTTAGCCGAGAAGCATGCGACCAACCCCTATTTGTTCTTTGTGAATCCCGATACGGTGGTGTCACGTGATTCCTTTACCAGGGCGCTGGACTTTATGAAGGAGCACCCTGAAGCGGGAACAGTGGGCTGCCGTATCTTGAATGAAGATGGTTCTCTTCAGTGGGCTTGTCGTAGGTCTTTTCCTACGATTGTTTCTGCGGTGTCTAAGACGATAGGTCTTGCTTCACTTTTCCCGAAAAGCAAGACGCTGGCGAGCTACAACATGACATACGCCGATCCCGATGAGATGATCGAGGTCGATGCCATAAGCGGCTCGTTTTTCTGCATCCGCCGCGATGTTTATGAAAAGCTGAATGGCTTTGATGAAGACTTTTTCATGTATGGCGAAGATCTGGACCTCTGTTTTCGCACCAAGGAAATGGGACTCCACAATTACTACACTCCGGTCACGAACATCTTGCATTTCAAGGGCCAGAGCTGTCGTACTCGTCGCTGGGGGTCCTATGTGGATTTTTATAAGGCCATGCTTATCTTTGTAAAGAAACACAAGGACCTTTACTTTGTTCCGAATTTTCTCGTGTCGTTTGGTATCATGTTTGCGGCTTTTGTGGGCATGTTCTCGCGCCTGATTCCCAAGTTTTGGAAGATGTTCCTGGATTTGGGCATGATCGCCGTGTGGGCGATTGTAAGCCTGCGTATGGAATGCTACGATGTCGGTGGTTGCAGTTTTGAGGTGAATTCTGTTGGCCGTATTGTTGGTATGGGGGATTGCGGTGGACCAGATTCCGCTCCGACTAACTGTATTTGGGATTTCAATCAGTTCATGGATTTGTGGCTTATCGTCATAGTCGCCCTAGTGAATATGGTGTTCCTCGTTTTTCGCGGGGAATATACGGAATCGAACCTCAAGGGGGAGAAGTTCCTACGCTATTTAGTACCGCTGAATATCTTGGCAATCGCGGGTTATGAGACTTTTGCTTATCTTACGCAGCGACCGTCTATTGGCGATGCCGTAGATGGCTTGCCGTATTTCCCCGGTCTTGCCCTTTTTGCCGTCTGTTCCAGCCTCTTTATCCCGCTGGCACTCCTTGCCTGGCGCCGCGTCGCATTCTGGATAAACTATTTCTACCGTATCTTTGCGAAAAAGCGCCACCGCTCCATTCTGCTCGGCGGTCGCGAAGATTCTCTCAATAACTGGTTCGATAGCTACAACGTGATTCCCGGCATTGAGATTCTCGGCTGCGTGAGTGGCGAACCCGAAAAGCTTTCCGAAGAGAACCGCAAGCACCTGCTCGGGCCCCTTTCGGACATGGAATCCATCTGCAACCGCACGGGCTGCCGCGAGCTCCTGGTGGTGTCCAATTTCTCGGGTTATCGCGAGGATTTTGACATCAATTGGCTCGGCAAACTCGGCCTGAGGGTCTATTTGCTCATCGGAAACGGTAAAAACGGCAATTTTGCCTTAATAAACCTTAAATATTTGCAATAA
- a CDS encoding polyprenol monophosphomannose synthase yields MSYPKSLVIIPTYNEKENILLIMPAILEQNPCLEILVVDDGSPDGTGDLVQAESEKNPRIHLIRRKGKMGLGSAYVTGFKWALERDYERVVEMDADFSHSPADLSRFLEMAEDADLVLGSRYQDRRISVVNWDLRRLILSYGANVYTRLVTRLPVSDATGGFKCFRREALQALNLDKMKSDGYCFQIETTFKIWKKGLRVKEIPIVFTDRTRGTSKMSGGIISEAFFLVLKLRLGLA; encoded by the coding sequence ATGTCTTACCCGAAAAGCCTGGTCATTATACCCACCTATAACGAAAAGGAAAACATCCTTCTCATTATGCCGGCCATTCTGGAGCAGAATCCCTGTCTGGAAATTCTGGTGGTGGATGACGGAAGTCCCGATGGTACGGGTGACCTGGTACAGGCTGAATCGGAAAAGAACCCGAGAATCCACTTGATTCGTCGCAAGGGTAAGATGGGCCTTGGCTCGGCATACGTGACGGGCTTTAAGTGGGCTTTGGAACGGGATTACGAGCGCGTCGTTGAGATGGATGCGGACTTTAGTCATTCCCCTGCGGACTTGAGCCGTTTTTTGGAAATGGCTGAAGATGCCGACCTGGTTTTGGGTAGCCGCTATCAGGACCGTCGTATCAGCGTGGTGAACTGGGATTTGCGCCGCCTTATCTTGAGCTACGGTGCTAATGTCTACACCCGTTTAGTGACTAGGCTTCCGGTAAGTGATGCTACCGGTGGTTTCAAGTGCTTTCGTCGCGAGGCCCTGCAGGCCCTGAATCTCGACAAGATGAAGAGCGACGGCTATTGCTTTCAGATTGAAACCACCTTCAAAATCTGGAAAAAGGGCCTTCGGGTTAAGGAAATCCCCATCGTGTTTACGGACCGCACCCGCGGGACCTCCAAGATGAGCGGCGGTATCATTTCCGAGGCGTTCTTCCTGGTTCTTAAACTTCGCCTTGGGCTGGCTTAA